One window of the Candidatus Saccharibacteria bacterium genome contains the following:
- a CDS encoding transposase, producing the protein MSRSKCSRELYCSFLEVTSSRYSALSLSEVAPDNAMLSHDSVSRWLASEKIQPKDLWQAAAKEVRATPGILVFDDVVIDKSRSGKMELVNWQYAGSKHDITRGIGVVNALWQVDTEHYIPMDYRIWNPPEDGKTKNDHFQDMLSSTRQRGLRPEMVVADSWYGSLKNLKAVRSHGWDWVMGLRSNRLVGKPHIQLRELDIPDTGLVTYLKGYGWIRVFRFEASNGRTDYVGTSRTDLTREQVKKYFERRWSVEVLHRELKQTCGLSRCQANLGRAQRNHIGLALLTWVRKHKRRLIDQTTLYQQDWEVIKPGIQLALAARLNG; encoded by the coding sequence ATGTCTCGTTCAAAATGTTCTCGTGAGCTGTACTGCTCATTCCTGGAGGTCACCTCCTCACGGTATTCTGCGCTCAGCTTGAGCGAAGTAGCCCCAGACAATGCCATGCTCTCTCACGACAGCGTCTCCCGTTGGCTAGCATCTGAAAAGATACAGCCCAAAGACCTGTGGCAAGCTGCCGCTAAGGAAGTTCGCGCCACTCCTGGCATTTTGGTCTTCGATGATGTCGTCATCGACAAAAGCCGAAGCGGCAAGATGGAGCTTGTGAACTGGCAGTATGCGGGAAGTAAGCATGACATCACCAGAGGGATTGGCGTTGTAAATGCGTTGTGGCAAGTAGATACAGAACACTACATTCCTATGGACTACCGCATCTGGAACCCGCCAGAAGACGGCAAGACTAAGAATGATCACTTCCAGGATATGCTGAGTAGCACAAGACAGAGAGGGCTACGCCCGGAGATGGTTGTTGCGGATAGCTGGTACGGCTCTCTAAAAAACCTTAAGGCAGTTCGCTCTCATGGCTGGGACTGGGTCATGGGGCTGAGGAGCAACCGGTTAGTCGGTAAGCCACATATCCAGCTCAGAGAGTTAGATATACCAGATACAGGCTTGGTGACATATCTGAAAGGCTATGGGTGGATCAGAGTCTTCCGGTTTGAGGCCAGTAACGGCCGCACGGATTATGTTGGTACAAGTCGTACTGACCTCACCCGCGAACAAGTCAAGAAATACTTCGAGCGCCGTTGGAGTGTCGAGGTACTGCATCGAGAGCTCAAACAAACCTGTGGCTTATCCCGCTGTCAGGCCAATCTTGGCCGAGCCCAAAGAAACCACATTGGGTTAGCTTTGCTTACCTGGGTACGAAAACATAAGAGAAGGCTAATTGACCAAACGACGCTATACCAACAAGATTGGGAGGTCATAAAACCAGGCATCCAGCTTGCGCTGGCTGCCCGGTTGAATGGGTGA
- a CDS encoding Y-family DNA polymerase yields MIVGHYNDFPRAEALGRDFLPTFSSAEKVGRLQAREPAFRKLPTMYALIDSNSFFVSCERLFRPDLADKPVVVLSSNDGCAISRSSEAKALGVKMGEPIFKLRQRFRVIDGNLKRELRDKRYEIRWEVMPQGGPQKVASGDTFSTLNSYLLHHNSAENDLVVFSANFELYGDISERISTLLTSITPHIELYSIDEAFLDLSKLDITDYETWGKAVRASILKNIGIPVSVGIAPTKTLCKLANHWAKTHENTKGVFVVDIRDKNQELRREVVPQNGSQKVASGDTVSNLNSYLLLLTSTSVADIWGVGWRLAPKLKAEGIFTALGLARMRPQRAQQLMGIHGRHMVYELNGTRCLPLQARTKPQQMIARGRQFGKDTNDFTVVEAAVTALANRATRELRREGQLATHAAVVLRTNRLKPGYTTTFDKTRFYTPTADTGEICSALIRTLSHNFQRGLMYHKADVILYDLTPAASIQTDVFGTVDLARHTRSQARMQATDALNAKHGPHTIRSAAELLSNAWRPRSNMLSPRYTSSWDELPAVKLRSNPSTKP; encoded by the coding sequence GTGATTGTTGGGCATTACAACGATTTCCCGAGAGCTGAAGCGCTAGGCCGAGACTTTTTGCCTACTTTTTCTTCGGCAGAAAAAGTAGGTCGCCTGCAGGCGCGAGAGCCTGCATTTAGAAAGTTACCAACCATGTATGCACTTATAGATTCCAACAGTTTTTTCGTCAGCTGCGAACGCCTCTTCCGCCCAGACCTCGCAGACAAACCCGTCGTGGTACTTAGTAGTAACGACGGCTGCGCCATATCTCGCAGCAGCGAGGCCAAAGCTCTCGGTGTAAAAATGGGCGAACCCATCTTCAAGCTCCGCCAGAGATTTAGGGTTATCGACGGAAACCTAAAACGAGAGTTAAGAGATAAGAGGTATGAGATAAGATGGGAAGTTATGCCGCAAGGCGGCCCTCAAAAAGTCGCCTCCGGCGACACATTTTCCACTCTTAACTCTTATCTCTTACATCATAATTCTGCTGAAAACGACCTCGTCGTTTTCTCTGCCAACTTCGAACTCTACGGCGACATATCTGAGCGCATTAGCACGCTCCTCACCAGCATTACACCGCATATAGAGCTCTACAGTATAGACGAAGCATTCCTTGACCTCAGCAAGCTCGACATAACCGACTATGAGACCTGGGGCAAAGCAGTGCGTGCAAGTATTCTCAAAAACATTGGTATACCAGTGAGCGTTGGCATTGCCCCTACGAAAACCCTCTGCAAACTCGCCAACCATTGGGCTAAAACTCACGAAAATACCAAAGGTGTTTTCGTGGTAGATATAAGAGATAAGAATCAAGAGTTAAGAAGAGAAGTTGTGCCGCAAAATGGCTCTCAAAAAGTCGCCTCCGGCGACACCGTTTCTAATCTTAACTCTTATCTCTTACTCCTTACCTCTACCTCCGTTGCCGACATCTGGGGCGTCGGCTGGCGGCTCGCACCCAAACTCAAAGCCGAGGGTATTTTCACCGCGCTTGGCCTCGCCCGCATGCGCCCCCAGCGCGCCCAACAGCTTATGGGTATTCATGGCCGCCATATGGTGTATGAGCTAAACGGCACACGCTGCTTGCCGCTGCAAGCGCGCACCAAGCCGCAGCAGATGATTGCACGAGGGCGGCAATTTGGCAAAGATACCAACGATTTCACCGTCGTGGAAGCTGCTGTGACGGCCCTGGCAAACCGTGCCACGCGTGAACTCCGCCGCGAAGGACAGCTCGCCACGCATGCCGCCGTGGTGCTGCGCACCAACCGACTCAAGCCAGGCTACACGACCACATTCGATAAAACCCGTTTTTACACCCCCACAGCCGACACAGGAGAGATTTGCAGCGCGCTTATCCGCACCCTAAGCCACAATTTTCAGCGTGGGCTCATGTACCACAAGGCAGATGTTATCCTGTACGACCTTACACCTGCCGCAAGCATCCAAACAGATGTATTTGGCACGGTAGACCTCGCCCGCCACACCCGCTCACAAGCCCGTATGCAGGCCACCGATGCGCTCAATGCGAAACATGGCCCACACACCATTCGCTCGGCTGCCGAACTGCTCAGCAATGCCTGGCGCCCTCGCAGCAACATGCTCAGCCCCCGCTACACGAGTAGCTGGGATGAGCTACCTGCAGTAAAACTACGCAGCAACCCTAGCACCAAGCCCTAA
- a CDS encoding winged helix-turn-helix transcriptional regulator, translating to MADMFRFEEIGLETRDKRVYEALVASPQSSLRKIAADTGINRGSVYESMKKLAEQGLVGSIEVGKQRRYTASNPEVIIELLKERQQQAADAQNAAETYILNLPKPMPDEETTSFATFYEDHEGVAAILRDVLATCREQETPAYRVISTKRVRQYLYHNFPNFTQRRIADGISVRVIGVGKGGASDELSERREFPAARGEAPNCYTLMYGNKTALITLGDTNILSAIVIDNPGVTHMQKELFDHLWSTLN from the coding sequence ATGGCAGACATGTTTCGGTTTGAAGAAATTGGTTTAGAAACTCGTGACAAACGGGTGTATGAGGCGCTGGTAGCAAGCCCCCAGAGTAGTTTGCGGAAAATTGCGGCCGACACGGGCATAAACCGCGGCAGCGTCTACGAAAGCATGAAAAAACTGGCAGAGCAAGGGCTGGTTGGCTCTATAGAGGTTGGCAAACAGCGCCGCTACACCGCGAGCAATCCGGAAGTTATCATAGAACTTCTAAAAGAGCGCCAGCAGCAGGCAGCGGATGCTCAAAACGCGGCAGAAACATACATCTTGAACCTCCCCAAGCCGATGCCAGATGAAGAAACGACTTCATTTGCCACCTTTTACGAAGACCATGAGGGCGTTGCCGCTATCTTGCGTGATGTGCTTGCTACCTGCCGTGAGCAAGAAACCCCAGCCTACCGCGTCATATCCACCAAGCGCGTCCGTCAGTATCTGTACCATAACTTTCCAAACTTTACGCAGCGCCGGATAGCCGATGGTATAAGCGTCCGTGTGATTGGCGTAGGGAAAGGCGGCGCCTCTGACGAACTCAGCGAGCGAAGAGAGTTTCCGGCTGCCCGCGGCGAAGCACCCAACTGCTACACGCTTATGTACGGCAACAAAACCGCCTTGATTACACTTGGCGACACAAACATCCTCTCGGCCATCGTCATCGACAACCCCGGCGTTACCCATATGCAAAAAGAACTCTTCGACCACCTATGGAGTACGCTCAATTAG
- a CDS encoding class I SAM-dependent methyltransferase, which translates to MHIHQNLITKYPLISEQVSKLQVEVILRELTRVLDAGVEGDIVEFGCYIGTTSLFIRRLLDNQQTASVKGRSFHAPEFHVYDSFEGLPEKSVWDASPSGEQFTAGELAVSKKQFLREFQKAHLQPPIVHKGWFSSLTEKDVPENISFAFLDGDFYESIHDSLRLVLPRMQKGGVIVVDDYAREALPGAAKAVHEYFQSEHVKAVHNLGVIYL; encoded by the coding sequence GTGCATATTCATCAGAACCTGATTACAAAATACCCCCTCATTTCTGAGCAGGTCAGTAAGCTGCAGGTAGAGGTTATCCTGCGTGAACTTACTCGAGTACTGGATGCAGGCGTCGAAGGCGACATAGTAGAATTTGGCTGTTATATCGGCACCACCAGCCTATTCATCCGCCGCCTCTTGGACAACCAACAAACCGCAAGCGTGAAAGGTCGGAGCTTTCACGCCCCGGAGTTCCATGTGTATGACAGCTTCGAGGGGCTACCGGAAAAATCCGTCTGGGATGCCTCGCCGTCAGGGGAGCAGTTCACCGCGGGCGAATTAGCCGTCAGCAAAAAACAGTTTTTGCGTGAATTTCAAAAAGCTCACTTACAGCCACCTATTGTTCATAAAGGGTGGTTTAGTAGTCTCACCGAAAAAGACGTGCCAGAAAACATCTCATTCGCATTCCTAGACGGTGACTTCTATGAAAGCATCCACGACTCGCTGCGACTAGTGCTGCCACGCATGCAAAAGGGAGGGGTGATAGTCGTCGATGATTACGCCCGAGAAGCACTACCTGGCGCCGCCAAAGCCGTACATGAATACTTCCAGTCAGAACATGTAAAGGCTGTACATAACCTTGGGGTTATATACCTATGA
- a CDS encoding 23S rRNA (pseudouridine(1915)-N(3))-methyltransferase RlmH translates to MRLHVVTIGKPKLEYAKHGWEEYFARLQRLHTVRVTHIADKYANDSKHILGEIKGTVPVVLEINGVEYTSEKLADFLRARELESREVSFIIGGPEGLPQAVRDAADYQWSLGRLTLPHDLAMVVTLEALYRASTIKAGLPYHK, encoded by the coding sequence ATGAGATTGCACGTTGTTACTATTGGCAAACCAAAGCTAGAATATGCAAAGCATGGCTGGGAAGAATATTTTGCGCGCTTACAACGGCTACATACCGTACGCGTAACGCATATTGCTGATAAATACGCCAACGACTCAAAACACATCCTGGGTGAAATAAAGGGTACTGTACCGGTGGTGCTGGAAATAAATGGGGTGGAATACACGAGCGAAAAGCTAGCAGATTTTTTACGAGCGCGTGAGCTTGAAAGTAGGGAAGTTAGCTTTATCATCGGCGGGCCAGAGGGGCTACCGCAAGCAGTACGTGACGCCGCCGATTACCAGTGGTCGCTCGGCCGTCTGACGCTCCCGCACGACCTCGCTATGGTAGTGACGCTCGAAGCCCTCTACCGCGCCAGCACCATCAAGGCCGGCCTGCCGTACCATAAGTAA
- a CDS encoding PAS domain-containing sensor histidine kinase codes for MNQYLILGGGVVVVILLGALGWILAIKRKGIGAAVSGKLASSLRDEKAKSDIILGAIQDGVVLIDDQQVIRHFNQGATNITGWSKQEAEGLDWHLVFKFTNAKGETAPAEQTPLAKAFTSGEAVRDNTISLSTKAATTVAATFSVAPLVDTAKHTTGLVAVFRDVSEERAEENQRAEFISTASHEMRTPVAAIEGYLSLALNEKVATIDNRARDYLEKAHSSTKHLGQLFQDLLTSAKAEDGRLTNHPKVVEMGAFLEQLAQDLRFSAEKKGLFMEFLFGNSEIKDASGGGGGEARDMNKVIRPLYYAQVDPDRMREVITNIFDNGCKYTEEGKVSLGLTGNDGVVQIYVRDTGAGIPPEDIAHLFQKFYRVDNSATRTIGGTGLGLFICRKIVELYQGRIWVESELGKGSTFYINIPRLTSKKAEELMAAEASNPLSTTTVTPSAPSPVSTSAPA; via the coding sequence ATGAACCAATATTTGATTCTCGGTGGTGGGGTTGTTGTCGTTATCTTGCTCGGTGCGCTGGGCTGGATACTGGCCATTAAACGCAAAGGAATTGGTGCGGCCGTCAGCGGAAAGTTGGCCAGCTCACTCAGGGATGAAAAGGCAAAATCAGATATCATTCTGGGCGCCATACAGGACGGCGTGGTGCTCATAGACGACCAACAGGTTATTCGACACTTCAACCAAGGCGCAACCAATATAACTGGCTGGTCGAAGCAAGAGGCTGAAGGACTCGACTGGCATCTTGTATTCAAATTTACAAATGCAAAGGGTGAAACAGCCCCAGCCGAACAAACCCCTCTCGCCAAAGCGTTTACCAGCGGTGAAGCAGTGCGAGACAACACAATCAGTCTTAGTACAAAGGCTGCCACCACCGTTGCTGCTACATTCAGCGTGGCACCCCTAGTCGATACCGCAAAACATACAACTGGGCTAGTGGCTGTATTCCGTGACGTCAGCGAGGAGCGAGCAGAAGAAAACCAACGAGCAGAGTTTATTAGCACCGCTAGCCACGAAATGCGCACGCCGGTGGCGGCTATTGAAGGCTATTTGAGCCTCGCGCTGAACGAAAAAGTTGCCACCATAGACAACCGGGCCCGCGACTACCTCGAAAAAGCTCATAGCAGCACCAAACACCTGGGCCAGCTGTTTCAAGACCTTCTCACGAGTGCCAAGGCCGAAGATGGCCGACTTACCAATCACCCGAAAGTGGTAGAAATGGGCGCATTCCTCGAACAACTTGCTCAAGACCTTCGGTTCTCCGCCGAGAAAAAAGGCCTCTTTATGGAGTTCTTGTTTGGCAATTCAGAAATAAAAGATGCCAGCGGAGGCGGTGGTGGCGAAGCGCGAGACATGAATAAAGTAATACGGCCGCTGTACTACGCCCAGGTTGACCCAGACCGCATGCGCGAGGTCATAACCAACATTTTTGACAACGGCTGCAAATATACAGAGGAGGGCAAGGTTAGCCTTGGACTTACCGGTAACGATGGAGTTGTGCAAATCTACGTTCGTGATACAGGTGCAGGCATACCGCCAGAAGACATTGCACACTTGTTCCAGAAATTTTACCGTGTTGATAACAGCGCCACCCGTACTATAGGTGGCACTGGTCTTGGTTTGTTCATTTGCCGAAAAATTGTAGAGCTGTATCAGGGAAGAATATGGGTTGAAAGCGAACTTGGCAAGGGCAGTACATTTTACATTAATATACCGCGTCTAACCTCGAAAAAAGCAGAAGAACTTATGGCAGCTGAGGCGTCAAATCCACTTAGCACTACCACTGTCACACCATCAGCCCCTTCACCAGTATCGACATCGGCGCCAGCATGA
- a CDS encoding response regulator, whose translation MAKLLLVEDDNNLREIYQARLSAEGYDIVAAQNGEEALSIAKQHRPDLIISDVMMPRISGFEMLDILRATPELANTKVIMLTALGQAEDQARAGKLGADKYLVKSQVTLEDIVNCASDLLSGTTIVSPNPDQPADPTASSNPAIVAADQSVAPVANQSTATTPIPTPQQPLPTAVPVPSTATAPVDPATPAPQMPPPDAPLGQPAVPAVVTTVQDPDPLTPPVVPAAAPPAPTPEPVPIVTHKSGLMSSSDITTPDSTQDVTENPGPVTATPPTPPENQPATAPTDPSTPAEQQSLAAEEANIESQIAAFANSQANVPVAPAVPSTDAVDITASNETTLATAVNDLAAAVNEPPVLAVPPSERVVPGEELPVTTNTQAQEPAVVASPEIASTEPTIPDEAVPSNASEGSLQNTSSENTATPAAAVSDESDQVNVAGKKVIAPINDITKGPNLDELLAKEVAKEEAAAGVPSTTVPAPTAPAPAQPDATTPPAGDDPNSIAL comes from the coding sequence GTGGCAAAACTACTTCTCGTCGAAGACGACAACAACCTAAGAGAAATATATCAAGCGCGACTAAGCGCTGAGGGCTACGATATCGTAGCCGCACAAAACGGAGAAGAAGCGCTCTCTATTGCAAAGCAGCACCGACCCGACCTCATTATTTCTGATGTTATGATGCCGCGTATAAGCGGTTTCGAAATGCTCGACATCTTGCGTGCGACACCAGAGCTCGCAAACACGAAGGTCATTATGCTTACCGCGCTTGGACAGGCAGAGGACCAAGCGCGCGCCGGTAAGCTTGGTGCGGATAAGTACCTTGTAAAATCTCAGGTCACCCTCGAAGATATTGTGAATTGTGCTAGCGATTTACTTAGCGGAACAACAATAGTTAGCCCTAATCCAGACCAACCCGCAGACCCTACCGCATCCTCTAATCCGGCAATAGTAGCTGCGGACCAATCTGTTGCGCCAGTCGCAAACCAAAGCACGGCCACAACTCCCATACCTACGCCTCAACAACCACTGCCAACCGCAGTTCCTGTACCTAGTACAGCCACCGCTCCAGTAGATCCTGCGACCCCCGCTCCGCAAATGCCACCCCCCGACGCTCCTCTCGGTCAACCGGCCGTGCCCGCGGTTGTGACTACCGTGCAGGACCCAGACCCGCTTACGCCTCCGGTCGTACCTGCTGCCGCACCGCCAGCTCCGACCCCTGAACCAGTTCCGATTGTTACCCATAAAAGTGGCCTGATGAGCAGCTCAGACATAACGACACCAGACTCAACACAAGACGTAACCGAAAACCCTGGACCAGTCACAGCAACACCACCGACACCCCCCGAAAACCAACCCGCGACTGCCCCCACAGACCCAAGCACACCAGCTGAACAGCAAAGCCTAGCCGCAGAAGAGGCCAATATAGAGTCTCAGATTGCTGCATTTGCAAATTCGCAGGCCAACGTTCCTGTTGCCCCTGCAGTACCTAGCACGGATGCTGTCGACATTACAGCTTCAAATGAAACAACCCTCGCAACGGCTGTCAATGATTTAGCTGCTGCCGTAAATGAACCACCCGTTTTGGCGGTTCCACCGAGTGAGAGGGTGGTACCGGGCGAAGAGCTGCCAGTTACTACAAACACCCAGGCGCAAGAACCAGCCGTCGTAGCGTCACCCGAAATTGCAAGCACAGAACCAACTATCCCAGATGAAGCAGTACCGTCAAACGCCTCAGAAGGTTCCCTGCAAAATACTTCGTCAGAGAATACAGCTACTCCTGCTGCCGCAGTATCGGATGAATCGGACCAGGTTAATGTAGCAGGCAAAAAGGTGATTGCGCCCATAAACGACATCACCAAAGGGCCCAACCTAGACGAACTCCTCGCGAAAGAAGTTGCGAAAGAAGAAGCAGCAGCAGGTGTACCGTCGACTACCGTTCCCGCACCTACTGCCCCAGCCCCAGCTCAACCCGACGCCACAACCCCACCGGCAGGCGACGACCCAAACAGCATAGCCCTGTAG
- a CDS encoding rRNA pseudouridine synthase, with amino-acid sequence MRLNKYIASASLLSRRAADQAIADRRVTLNGQITEAGSQVKPTDTVCLDGVKLTPCMQHTTIMLNKPVGYVCSRSGQGSKTIFELLPEAYQHLQPVGRLDKDSSGLLLLTDDGDLANQLTHPSRGKVKVYEVTLNKPLQPLHQQMISDYGITLKDGLSRFTVTKLETRDMRYESRKENISRSNYSKVGSSDVSSTHDSVLMTHDSHTYEVRMQEGRNRQIRRTFAALGYTVTTLHRTHFGSYNLGNALPKDIVIIHSTDM; translated from the coding sequence ATGCGCCTCAACAAATATATTGCTTCCGCCTCGCTACTAAGCCGACGAGCGGCCGACCAAGCCATTGCCGACAGACGCGTTACCCTAAATGGCCAGATAACCGAAGCCGGCTCCCAGGTGAAACCAACAGATACGGTTTGCCTCGACGGGGTGAAATTGACGCCTTGCATGCAGCACACAACCATTATGCTCAATAAGCCAGTCGGATATGTTTGTTCGCGGAGCGGCCAGGGAAGCAAAACTATTTTTGAACTCCTGCCCGAAGCATACCAGCATTTGCAGCCAGTCGGACGGCTCGACAAAGATTCGTCTGGGCTATTGCTACTAACCGACGACGGCGACCTTGCAAACCAGCTCACCCACCCTAGCCGCGGCAAGGTCAAAGTATATGAAGTCACTCTCAACAAGCCCCTCCAGCCACTCCACCAGCAAATGATATCTGACTACGGCATCACCCTCAAAGACGGTTTGAGCCGATTCACGGTCACGAAACTAGAGACAAGAGACATGAGATATGAGTCAAGAAAGGAAAACATATCACGCAGCAATTATTCAAAAGTCGGTTCCAGCGATGTATCATCCACTCATGACTCAGTACTCATGACTCATGACTCTCATACGTACGAAGTACGCATGCAAGAAGGCCGCAACCGCCAAATCCGCCGCACGTTCGCCGCCCTCGGCTACACTGTTACCACCCTCCACCGAACCCACTTTGGCTCATATAATCTTGGCAATGCACTGCCAAAAGATATCGTCATCATACACTCGACGGACATGTGA
- a CDS encoding LysM peptidoglycan-binding domain-containing protein: protein MVRAADDGGSSSSYSYSNDVEENRLKNQAAAAQAAAAQAAAAKQRQQERAFAAKQAAAAQAAAAEAAAAQAAQAAVARQRQQERAFAAKQAEEAAAAQAAAAQAAAAKQRQQERAFAAKQAEEAAAAAQLNTQYNSIEDRKLANQASIAQNDLNNSREDRKLASQAAAAQAAQQAQTNSQYNSIEDRKLANQASIAQNDLNNSREDRKLASQAAAAQHGIDSHVELGDAITSNPGGGSKPSSDDSPTPGDVGRVETVRPGDTLSKIALRHGTTVEELVRLNNIQNPDLIFPDQAIKLPNSLGGAAPGTAGSDGVQDYVVVKGDTLSEIAQRRGLDYREIAKANNIDNPDIIRSGQVIKLPTSPMGGGMAGVGDDNALATTPISLTSFTKNP, encoded by the coding sequence ATGGTGCGAGCAGCGGATGATGGCGGTAGTAGCAGCTCATATAGCTACTCTAATGATGTTGAAGAGAATCGATTGAAAAACCAAGCCGCTGCTGCACAGGCCGCAGCTGCACAGGCCGCAGCCGCTAAACAGCGTCAACAAGAGAGAGCTTTTGCAGCTAAGCAAGCCGCTGCCGCACAGGCCGCAGCCGCAGAGGCCGCAGCTGCACAGGCTGCACAGGCTGCAGTGGCGAGACAGCGTCAACAAGAGAGAGCTTTTGCAGCTAAGCAAGCTGAGGAAGCCGCTGCTGCACAGGCCGCAGCTGCACAGGCCGCAGCCGCTAAACAGCGTCAACAAGAGAGAGCTTTTGCAGCTAAGCAAGCTGAGGAAGCCGCTGCTGCCGCGCAGCTTAACACTCAATACAATTCGATTGAAGATCGTAAGCTTGCGAACCAAGCAAGCATTGCTCAGAACGACCTTAACAACAGCCGCGAAGATCGTAAGCTTGCAAGTCAAGCGGCAGCCGCACAGGCTGCCCAGCAGGCTCAAACCAATTCTCAATACAATTCGATTGAAGATCGTAAGCTTGCGAACCAAGCAAGCATTGCCCAGAACGACCTTAACAACAGCCGCGAAGATCGTAAGCTTGCAAGTCAAGCGGCAGCCGCACAGCATGGCATTGACTCGCATGTTGAATTAGGTGATGCTATAACCTCTAACCCCGGTGGTGGCTCCAAGCCCAGTTCTGACGACTCGCCCACTCCAGGTGATGTTGGTCGTGTGGAAACTGTCAGACCTGGTGACACTCTAAGCAAGATTGCGCTACGGCATGGTACGACCGTAGAGGAGCTAGTAAGATTGAATAATATTCAGAATCCAGATTTAATCTTTCCAGACCAAGCTATCAAATTGCCGAACTCTCTCGGTGGCGCCGCTCCAGGCACGGCTGGCTCAGACGGAGTACAGGATTACGTTGTAGTGAAGGGTGATACATTAAGTGAAATAGCACAACGCCGTGGTCTTGATTATAGGGAGATTGCAAAGGCAAATAACATCGATAACCCAGACATTATTCGTAGTGGTCAGGTAATCAAACTACCGACAAGTCCGATGGGTGGTGGTATGGCTGGTGTTGGCGACGATAATGCTCTTGCCACTACGCCAATAAGTCTGACGAGTTTTACCAAGAATCCCTAG
- a CDS encoding IS982 family transposase, whose protein sequence is MRELQKQHIVDVYVWVDDTLQQTAVGKTGRPPVLRDSELITILIWDGLTESHRPLKDLYKWIERDYPDYFPKLPKYQNFVAQAHRNLEQLVYLLQLTLQISSEVRFADSTMLPVCKLIRAERHKVAKAVAAFGKNWQGYHYGFKLHASVDHLNRLCAVVFTPADQHDNQAEEQLANEHTRILVGDSHYGGSVQRRRLWEQYKTIVVAPPHYKQRKQVMASWQHLLLTLRPKIEAVFDYLKEHKHLVTSFPRSVQGYFVHYLRVLLGYQMRVVS, encoded by the coding sequence ATGCGCGAATTACAAAAACAGCATATCGTAGACGTGTACGTTTGGGTAGATGACACACTCCAACAAACCGCAGTCGGGAAAACTGGCAGGCCACCGGTACTGCGCGACAGTGAACTCATTACCATCCTCATCTGGGATGGTTTGACTGAAAGCCACCGACCACTCAAAGACCTATACAAATGGATTGAACGAGACTACCCAGACTACTTTCCGAAGCTTCCAAAGTACCAGAACTTTGTTGCGCAAGCGCACCGCAACCTAGAACAACTCGTCTACCTGCTACAACTGACATTACAGATCTCGTCGGAGGTGCGTTTCGCGGATTCTACTATGCTGCCCGTCTGTAAGCTCATTCGGGCCGAGCGACACAAGGTAGCCAAAGCTGTTGCTGCTTTCGGTAAGAACTGGCAGGGCTACCATTATGGTTTTAAGTTACACGCGAGTGTTGATCATCTCAACCGGCTCTGTGCGGTGGTGTTTACGCCAGCAGACCAGCACGACAATCAGGCCGAGGAACAACTTGCAAATGAACACACCAGGATACTCGTTGGCGACAGCCACTACGGTGGTAGCGTACAGCGTAGGCGGCTCTGGGAACAGTACAAAACTATTGTTGTTGCACCGCCCCATTACAAGCAACGAAAACAAGTCATGGCCAGCTGGCAACATCTGTTATTGACGCTCAGGCCAAAGATTGAAGCTGTCTTTGACTACCTCAAAGAGCACAAGCACCTCGTCACCTCATTCCCGAGAAGTGTGCAGGGGTACTTTGTCCATTATCTACGAGTCTTACTTGGCTACCAGATGAGGGTAGTTTCGTGA